One stretch of Streptomyces sp. 135 DNA includes these proteins:
- the ftsX gene encoding permease-like cell division protein FtsX, protein MRAQFVLSEIGVGLRRNLTMTFAVVVSVALSLALFGGSLLMRDQVSTMKGYWYDKVNVSIFLCNKADAEQDPKCAKGAVTNEQKDRILGDLKKMPVVDTVQHETADEAYKHYKEQFGDSPLSSSLTPDQMQESFRVKLKDPEKYQVVATAFSGRDGVQSVEDQKDYLENLFELLNGMNWAAIAVMALMLVVALMLIVNTVRVSAFSRRRETGIMRLVGASSFYIQMPFIMEAAVAGLIGGALACGMLLVGRYFMIDHGLALSEKINLINFIGWDAVLAKLPLVLAIGLLMPALAAFFALRKYLKV, encoded by the coding sequence ATGCGCGCCCAGTTCGTCCTGTCGGAGATCGGCGTCGGCCTCCGTCGCAATCTCACGATGACCTTCGCGGTCGTCGTCTCCGTAGCGCTCTCGCTCGCCCTGTTCGGCGGCTCGCTGCTCATGCGCGACCAGGTGAGCACGATGAAGGGCTACTGGTACGACAAGGTCAACGTCTCGATCTTCCTGTGCAACAAGGCCGACGCCGAGCAGGACCCCAAGTGCGCCAAGGGCGCCGTCACGAACGAGCAGAAGGACCGGATCCTCGGCGATCTGAAGAAGATGCCCGTCGTGGACACGGTCCAGCACGAGACGGCGGACGAGGCGTACAAGCACTACAAGGAGCAGTTCGGCGACTCCCCGCTCTCCAGCTCCCTCACGCCGGACCAGATGCAGGAGTCGTTCCGCGTCAAGCTGAAGGACCCGGAGAAGTACCAGGTGGTCGCGACGGCCTTCTCGGGCCGTGACGGCGTGCAGTCCGTCGAGGACCAGAAGGACTACCTGGAGAACCTCTTCGAACTCCTCAACGGCATGAACTGGGCGGCGATCGCGGTGATGGCGCTGATGCTCGTCGTCGCCCTGATGCTGATCGTCAACACCGTGCGCGTCTCGGCGTTCAGCCGCAGACGGGAGACCGGCATCATGCGGCTGGTCGGCGCGTCCAGCTTCTACATCCAGATGCCGTTCATCATGGAGGCCGCCGTCGCCGGTCTCATCGGCGGCGCGCTCGCCTGCGGAATGCTGCTCGTGGGCCGCTACTTCATGATCGACCACGGACTCGCGCTCTCCGAGAAGATCAACCTCATCAACTTCATCGGCTGGGACGCCGTTCTGGCCAAGCTGCCGCTGGTGCTCGCGATCGGCCTCCTGATGCCCGCGCTTGCCGCGTTCTTCGCGTTGCGCAAGTACCTCAAGGTGTGA
- a CDS encoding S41 family peptidase: MSGLDRFADRLVVPRRVRRGAALTLVFASVLVTGAATGSWSEAAGDGRKTPPGSVRSDAVAPLGDAGHTAERASEAAAEAMADGKSAEKAAEEAVSRSGDRWGSVYSHGEYREFEEALDGAYTGVGLWARRGADGRMEVSRVQKGGPADRAGIRKGDRLRSIDGERVTGRPVTEVVALLRGDRAGTPVRLGLERATRAWSETLRRARLSTDSVTVTKLSGGAVMIKVAAFTKGSGEAVRSAVREAPEGAGILLDLRGNSGGLVSEAVTASSALVDGGLVATYDVRGEQKALHAERGGDTERPVVTLVDGGTMSAAELLTGALQDRGRAVVVGSRTFGKGSVQMPSRLPDGSVAELTVGHYRTPSGRTVDGRGITPDLEVEHGAEARAETVLTGLGPPS; the protein is encoded by the coding sequence ATGTCAGGTCTCGACCGGTTCGCCGATCGGCTCGTCGTGCCCCGCCGCGTACGCCGCGGGGCGGCCCTGACGTTGGTCTTCGCGAGCGTGCTGGTCACCGGGGCCGCCACCGGTTCCTGGAGCGAGGCGGCGGGCGACGGCCGGAAAACGCCTCCTGGGTCGGTGCGTTCGGACGCCGTGGCCCCCCTTGGCGATGCCGGCCACACCGCCGAGCGGGCATCCGAGGCCGCCGCCGAGGCCATGGCCGACGGCAAGTCCGCCGAGAAGGCCGCCGAAGAGGCCGTCAGCCGCAGCGGGGACCGCTGGGGCTCGGTGTACTCCCACGGCGAGTACCGGGAGTTCGAGGAGGCCCTCGACGGCGCCTACACCGGCGTCGGGCTGTGGGCCCGGCGCGGCGCCGACGGCCGCATGGAGGTCTCCCGGGTCCAGAAGGGCGGGCCCGCCGACCGCGCCGGGATCCGCAAGGGCGACCGACTGCGCTCCATCGACGGCGAGCGCGTCACCGGCCGCCCCGTCACGGAGGTCGTCGCCCTGCTGCGCGGCGACCGCGCCGGCACCCCGGTGCGGCTGGGCCTGGAGCGCGCCACGCGCGCGTGGAGCGAGACGCTGCGCAGGGCGCGGCTGTCCACGGACTCCGTCACCGTGACCAAGCTCTCCGGCGGGGCCGTCATGATCAAGGTCGCCGCGTTCACCAAGGGCTCCGGAGAGGCCGTGCGCTCCGCGGTGCGCGAGGCGCCCGAGGGCGCGGGGATCCTGCTCGACCTGCGCGGGAACTCCGGAGGTCTGGTCTCGGAGGCGGTCACCGCCTCGTCCGCGCTGGTCGACGGCGGTCTCGTGGCGACGTACGACGTACGGGGCGAGCAGAAGGCCCTGCACGCCGAGCGCGGTGGTGACACCGAGCGACCGGTGGTCACGCTGGTCGACGGCGGCACCATGAGCGCGGCCGAGCTCCTCACCGGCGCCCTCCAGGACCGCGGCCGCGCGGTCGTCGTGGGCTCCCGGACCTTCGGCAAGGGATCCGTCCAGATGCCGAGCCGCCTTCCCGACGGCTCCGTCGCCGAGCTGACCGTCGGCCACTACCGCACCCCGTCGGGCCGGACCGTGGACGGGCGGGGCATCACGCCGGACCTGGAGGTCGAGCACGGGGCCGAGGCCAGGGCCGAGACAGTATTGACTGGCCTCGGACCCCCTTCGTAG
- the prfB gene encoding peptide chain release factor 2, giving the protein MAVVDVSEELKSLSSTMESIEAVLDLDKMRADIAVLEEQAAAPSLWDDPEAAQKITSKLSHLQAEVRKAEALRGRIDDLSVLFEMAEEEDDPDTRAEAESELTAVKKALDEMEVRTLLSGEYDSREAVVTIRAEAGGVDASDFAEKLQRMYLRWAERHGYKTELYETSYAEEAGIKSTTFAVNVPYAYGTLSVEQGTHRLVRISPFDNQGRRQTSFAGVEILPVVEQTDHIEIDESELRVDVYRSSGPGGQGVNTTDSAVRLTHLPTGIVVSCQNERSQIQNKATAMNVLQAKLLERRRQEEQAKMNALKGDGGNSWGNQMRSYVLHPYQMVKDLRTEYEVGNPESVFNGEIDGFLEAGIRWRKQQEK; this is encoded by the coding sequence GTGGCAGTCGTCGATGTATCCGAAGAGCTCAAGTCCCTCTCCTCGACCATGGAGTCGATCGAGGCCGTCCTGGACCTCGACAAGATGAGGGCCGATATCGCCGTGCTCGAGGAGCAGGCGGCCGCCCCGTCCCTGTGGGACGACCCGGAGGCGGCGCAGAAGATCACCAGCAAGCTGAGCCACCTCCAGGCGGAGGTCAGGAAGGCCGAGGCGCTGCGCGGGCGCATCGACGACCTCAGCGTGCTCTTCGAGATGGCCGAGGAGGAGGACGACCCGGACACCCGTGCCGAGGCCGAGTCCGAGCTCACCGCCGTCAAGAAGGCCCTCGACGAGATGGAGGTGCGCACCCTCCTCTCCGGTGAGTACGACTCCCGCGAGGCCGTCGTCACCATCCGCGCGGAGGCCGGCGGTGTCGACGCCTCCGACTTCGCCGAGAAGCTCCAGCGCATGTACCTGCGCTGGGCCGAGCGCCACGGCTACAAGACGGAGCTCTACGAGACCTCGTACGCGGAAGAGGCCGGCATCAAGTCGACCACCTTCGCCGTCAATGTCCCGTACGCCTACGGCACGCTCTCCGTGGAGCAGGGCACCCACCGCCTGGTCCGCATCTCGCCGTTCGACAACCAGGGCCGCCGCCAGACCTCCTTCGCCGGCGTCGAGATCCTCCCCGTGGTCGAGCAGACCGACCACATCGAGATCGACGAGAGCGAGCTGCGCGTCGACGTGTACCGCTCCTCGGGCCCCGGCGGCCAGGGCGTCAACACCACCGACTCGGCGGTCCGGCTGACCCACCTGCCGACCGGCATCGTCGTCTCCTGTCAGAACGAGCGCTCGCAGATCCAGAACAAGGCGACCGCGATGAACGTCCTCCAGGCGAAGCTCCTCGAGCGCCGCCGCCAGGAGGAGCAGGCGAAGATGAACGCGCTCAAGGGTGACGGCGGCAACTCCTGGGGCAACCAGATGCGTTCGTACGTCCTGCACCCGTACCAGATGGTCAAGGACCTCCGTACGGAGTACGAGGTCGGAAACCCGGAGTCCGTCTTCAACGGCGAGATCGACGGTTTCCTGGAGGCCGGAATTCGCTGGCGCAAGCAGCAGGAGAAGTAA
- the ftsE gene encoding cell division ATP-binding protein FtsE, with the protein MIRFDNVSKAYPKQTRPALRDVSLEIEKGEFVFLVGSSGSGKSTFLRLVLREERTSHGQVHVLGKDLARLSNFKVPHMRRQLGTVFQDFRLLPNKTVGENVAFAQEVIGKSRGEIRKSVPQVLDLVGLGGKEDRMPGELSGGEQQRVAIARAFVNRPKLLIADEPTGNLDPQTSVGIMKLLDRINRTGTTVVMATHDQQIVDQMRKRVIELEKGRLVRDQSRGVYGYQH; encoded by the coding sequence GTGATCCGTTTCGACAACGTCTCCAAGGCCTACCCCAAGCAGACCCGCCCCGCTCTGAGGGACGTCTCCCTCGAGATCGAGAAGGGCGAGTTCGTCTTCCTGGTGGGGTCCTCCGGCTCCGGAAAGTCCACTTTCCTGCGGCTCGTCCTGCGCGAGGAGCGCACCAGCCACGGCCAGGTGCACGTCCTCGGCAAGGACCTCGCGCGCCTGTCCAACTTCAAGGTGCCGCACATGCGCCGCCAGTTGGGCACCGTCTTCCAGGACTTCCGCCTCCTGCCCAACAAGACCGTCGGCGAGAACGTGGCCTTCGCGCAGGAGGTCATCGGCAAGTCCCGCGGCGAGATCCGCAAGTCCGTCCCGCAGGTCCTCGACCTCGTGGGGCTCGGCGGCAAGGAGGACCGGATGCCCGGCGAGCTCTCCGGTGGTGAGCAGCAACGCGTGGCGATCGCGCGCGCGTTCGTCAACCGGCCGAAGCTCCTCATCGCCGACGAGCCCACCGGCAACCTCGACCCGCAGACCTCCGTCGGCATCATGAAGCTGCTCGACCGGATCAACCGGACCGGCACCACCGTCGTGATGGCCACGCACGATCAGCAGATCGTGGACCAGATGCGCAAGCGGGTCATCGAGCTGGAGAAGGGCCGTCTCGTGCGCGACCAGTCGCGCGGCGTGTACGGCTACCAGCACTGA